In Corynebacterium aquilae DSM 44791, the genomic stretch TCGTGTTCGTGGGCGAGTTCTTCGCGGTAGCGGCTGACCATCAGGAGTGCGTAGTTTGTGCCGGCACCGAAGACGAGCACGCTGGTGATGCCGGCGGTTGATCCGTCGGAGGCGAAAAAGCCGGTGGTTTCAGACAGCCAGCCGGTCAGTACTGCTGCGGCGCGATCTGCCAGGGCTGTGACTAGTAGGGGGATGAGCCATAGCACTGGGGATCGGTAGGTGATGATGAGCAGGATTGCGACGACGAGTGCGGTCACGCCGAGCAGGGTGAAGTTGGCGCCTTTGAATGCTGCTGCGGTGTCGGCTGCAAATCCTGCGGGGCCGGTTACCAGGGCTTCAACGCCTTCGGGGGTGGCGTTTTTGACTGCGGTGCGCAGCTCGTCCACGGCGTCGGATAGTGCGATGCCGTCGAGGTCGCCGGGGAGGTTGATGGTGGCTTGTGCTGTGTCAGGGCCAGCGGGGATGACTGGGCTTGCGGGCTCAGCGCCTTCGAGAGACTGGGCAGCCTGGGCGGGCACTGCCTGCAGTTGGCCGATTTGTTGCTGACTCAGTGGCTGGTTGGTGTGGAATACGACGATGGCGGCGAGTGCGTCGCCACCGGGGAAGTCGGCGGCGAGTTTTTGGGCGCGGGCTGCTTGGGAGTTCGCAGGAAGTGTTTCCGGGGCGCCGCTGCCGTCGCCTGCTCCGCTGAAAAGGCCGAAGAGTGCGCCGATGCCGATGAGGAAGGCTGCGATGATGATCCAGCTGGTGGATTTTTTCAGGCCTTGGTTTACGGAGTGTTCCGCTTCACCCTTTTGGTCGCATCTTTCCATGGGGTTAAGTGTCTCATGAATACTTCCCCAAGGCTAAGCGGAGATAAATACTCTCACATGCGGTTTTTAACCCATATTGGCGTCCGCATCCGAATTTCTTTTCATCACGAGATAGATTCCGAGCCCCAACGCGCTCAGCGCCAAAACCCATGGCACGATCAGGCCGATGGTGGTGTCCCTGTCCATTCGCATGACGTAGGCGATAGCAGAGACGATGCATGCAACGAGGACGTAGACGGCCCACGCACCGAGGTATTTTGGCCGGTGGCGTGGACCCAGGTTGCGCCAGGCGAAATAGAGGGAGCCCACAAAACCGACGACGATGAAGATGGCCATCCACCATTCCACGGCGATGGGTTTGCCGTTACCCAAATCGCCGGCCACTTGGGACAGTTGCGGCACGAAGGCAAAGGTCCAGCTCCACAGGATCAGGTAGGGCGAGAAAAACAGGCAGCCCGGCGCGTGGTTGGGCTGTGTGGTGGGGGTTTGCGTCTCTGGTTCGGACATGGCGGGAACCTTCCTCCCTTTTGGGGCGGACTGCGTGTTGAAAAAGATACCGTATTGCTTAGGGCTTGTTAAGGGCAGTGAGGAATTCTTGCGCCCCAGGCGAGGGTTTTTCTCCTGCCCATAGTGCGGTGATGGGCCGGATGAAATGCAGGCCATTCACCGCGACGGCGACGAGGGTTCCGCGTGAAATGTCATCGGCAACCACCCGGCGCGACAGGATGGCCGGCGCGATGCCTGCGCGGGTGAGGCTGAGTCCTGCGACGGTGGAGGTGACTTCGGTGTGCGCGGGCGCTGGGGTGAGTCCGAGGCGGGCGAAGCCTTGGTCGATGGTGGCGCGGGTTCCGGAGCCTTGTTCCCGGGAGATCAATTGGGTGGTGGCGACGCGTTGGGGGCTGGGGGTGTGGTGTGCCCATGGGTGTTGTGGGGTAACGACGATGTCCATGGCGTCTGTGCTGACCTGGCGTGCTGACAGTGTTGTTGGCCAGGTTGGGGATTCGATAATGCCGAGGTCGATCTCCCCTGTTTCGACTGCGTGCGCGATGGAGTGGGAGTTTTCGGCGCGGACGGTGACATCCCGGTGGGGATGGTGTTCGCGGTGGTGGTGCAGCCAGGCGGGAAGTAGGTATTCGGCGACCGTTAGGGATGCGCCGAGTCGGAGCTGCGCGGTTGGGGTGGGGCTGAGGCTTGCTACGAGGCTATTGAATTCTTGGGCGCCGTTGAGCAGGTTGGCGGCCCAGCCGTTGATGATGCGTCCGGTGTCGGTGAGGGTGAGCCCGGTGGCGGTGCGCTCGCAGAGGGTGTGGCCGAGGTGTTTTTCTAGTGCTTTCAGGCGCGCGGAGCAGGCCTGTTGGCTGATGTTTAAGGCGCGGGCGGCGTCAGAGACGGTGCCCAAACGTTCGAGCGCAGCAAGTGCTTCAAGTTGTCGGAGATCAACCATTTTTCCTCCACTACCTGGCGTTACAAATATTCATTGTAGCCGGACAAAGGGTATTGGTTTCAGTTTCTTTACTGGCATGGTTCAGGATTGTTGCCATGACCGTTACAGCTCCCGCCCCTACCCGCGCGCCGCGTCAGCGTCTGTCGCAAAATCTCACCCCGAACTGGTTTGCATCGGTGATGGGTACCGGCATTGTGGCTAATGCCGCCGCCACGTTGCCGCTGCACAATAGGGGGCTGACGCTTTTTGCCACGGTGGTGTGGTTGGCTGCGAGTACGTGGATGGTGGTGCTGATCGCGAAGACGATTGTGCACTGGGTGAAGTTCAATGATGTGGCGCGTTCACACGTGTTACATCCGACGATGGCGCATTTTTATGGCGCGCCACCCATGGCGTTTTTGACGGTGGGTACCGGCACGTTGTTGTTTGGTCCGCCGCTGATTGGTGTGGATTTGGCGGTCCGCATCGACTGGGTGCTGTGGATCATTGGCACGGTTACTGGCCTGGTGACGGCGGTGTTGATCCCCTTCTTAACGTTTACTCGCTATGAGGTGAAGATGGATAGCGCTTTTGCCGGCTGGTTGATGCCGGTGGTGCCGCCGATGGTGTCTTCGGCAACCGGCGCGCTGTTGATTCCGCACACCCCGGAAGGTGAGTTGCGGTTGCTGATGTTGTTGGGCTGTTACGCGATGTTCGGTTTGAGCTTGTTCGTTTCGGTCGTAATGATCACCATGTTGTGGTCGCGGTTGGCGCACCACAAGATTGGGGCGGCTGCGGCGGTGCCAACACTGTGGATTGTGCTGGGCCCTTTGGGCCAGTCGATTACGGCCACGAACAATCTGGCGAATCAGGCGCATCTGGCGGTTGGCGAGAACTTATCAGCCGCTTTTGAGGCCATGGGCGTGCTCTATGGCATCCCCACGTTGGGTTTTGCCCTGCTGTGGGTGGGTATCGCCGCAGCTGTCACTATTCACACGATCCGAAAGGATATGCCGTTTTCTTTGACCTGGTGGTCGTTTACCTTCCCC encodes the following:
- a CDS encoding LysR family transcriptional regulator, with protein sequence MVDLRQLEALAALERLGTVSDAARALNISQQACSARLKALEKHLGHTLCERTATGLTLTDTGRIINGWAANLLNGAQEFNSLVASLSPTPTAQLRLGASLTVAEYLLPAWLHHHREHHPHRDVTVRAENSHSIAHAVETGEIDLGIIESPTWPTTLSARQVSTDAMDIVVTPQHPWAHHTPSPQRVATTQLISREQGSGTRATIDQGFARLGLTPAPAHTEVTSTVAGLSLTRAGIAPAILSRRVVADDISRGTLVAVAVNGLHFIRPITALWAGEKPSPGAQEFLTALNKP
- a CDS encoding TDT family transporter, with the translated sequence MTVTAPAPTRAPRQRLSQNLTPNWFASVMGTGIVANAAATLPLHNRGLTLFATVVWLAASTWMVVLIAKTIVHWVKFNDVARSHVLHPTMAHFYGAPPMAFLTVGTGTLLFGPPLIGVDLAVRIDWVLWIIGTVTGLVTAVLIPFLTFTRYEVKMDSAFAGWLMPVVPPMVSSATGALLIPHTPEGELRLLMLLGCYAMFGLSLFVSVVMITMLWSRLAHHKIGAAAAVPTLWIVLGPLGQSITATNNLANQAHLAVGENLSAAFEAMGVLYGIPTLGFALLWVGIAAAVTIHTIRKDMPFSLTWWSFTFPVGTVVTGIAGLAGHTGSHVLGVMSIIAYGFLVCAWMIVAVRTVRMHLGQ